The genomic segment GTTCGACCCGGATGGCGTAGGGCGGTCCCGGCCGGACGAGAAACTCGCGCTGCGTCGGCGAGGTGTACAGCCAGTGGGCAATGCGCCGGCGCGTGGCCTCGTCCTTCTTCTGCCAGGGGGCGCCGTACCGGTCGATGGCTTCGTCGACGATCGCCCGGTGCACCCCGACGACGATGAAGTGCCTGGACCGTTCCCGGTGGATGAAGAAGTCGTGCTCGTGGAACGTCTCCGGTCGTTCCTGCTGGGTCTCGATCTTCTCCTCGATCACGCGCTGGATGGTGGCGCGAAAGGGCCGCAGCAGCACGGGGAGCTGCAGCCTGGTGATCCGGACCCGCCGCTGCTTCACGCCGTCGGCGCGCCGCGTTTCGTGGAACGATCCCTCGGCGTAGGTGGTGAGCGTCCCGCCGCGCAGGGTGAGGGTGAGGGTCCCCGAGAAGTCCGCCGTGAGATCGTAGGGCGTCTTCTGGTCGATGCCGAAGACCCGGGCCAGCAGCGCCTCGGCCGACGGCGCCTGGGCGGCCGCCGGCGGCGCCCAGGCCAGGGCCGCGCAGAGGAAGAGCACCGGCCAGGGTGTGACGGCCGGCCGGTCGGAGCGCTTCCTCCGCTCTCCCTCTCTTTGCGCGTGGACGTGCCTCATCGGGCGTGTCGGCGGCGAATCCCGCTCATTATATGCCCCGCCGCCCCCGGGCGGAAGCGCCGTAGCGCTCCCAGGACACCATTGTAGAGAGGGGGCGCCGGCCGCGCCCGGCCAGGATGCGCAGGACGGCGCGCTCGATGGGTCCGCGGCCGCCGGGGTGCGGGTAGCCCAGGGAGATAACGGTGGCGATGACGTGCCCGGCGGGGATCCCCAGCAATGCACCGGCCCCGGCCGCGTCGTGCATCGTGGCGGGACAGGAGGCGACGCCCTCGTTCCAGGCGGCCAGCATCATATTCTGCGCGCAGCGGCCGGCGTCGAACAGCGCGCGCGGCGAGTCGACGACGAGCCCCACGGCGGCGGCGGCCGTGGCGACGTGCTGCGCGAACCGG from the Armatimonadota bacterium genome contains:
- a CDS encoding nitroreductase family protein, with protein sequence MDTYRCIVTKRDLRTFTDRPIPDRILRRILDAGRRSGSSRNSQPWHFVVVRDRSRLRTLAGFGRFAQHVATAAAAVGLVVDSPRALFDAGRCAQNMMLAAWNEGVASCPATMHDAAGAGALLGIPAGHVIATVISLGYPHPGGRGPIERAVLRILAGRGRRPLSTMVSWERYGASARGRRGI